Proteins encoded by one window of Micromonospora coxensis:
- a CDS encoding glycoside hydrolase family 27 protein, producing the protein MGWNTWNTFGCNINETLIRQTADAIVGNGLRDLGYRYVVVDDCWFDPNRDAQGNLRAHPQRFPSGMKALGDYLHSRGLLFGIYQAPLDQTCAQYFDAFPGSTGSLGHEYQDARQFAAWGVDYLKYDWCSPTGSIDDQVARFGIMRDALAATGRPIVYSINPNSIHAKTGPQRNWNDVANLWRTTEDITNAWNTGQTNGYPMGIQNIVDVNVPLAGYAAPGGFNDPDMLEVGNGGMTDTEMRSHFALWAMMAAPLMMGNDLRSADAATLRILKNRNLVAIDQDSLGRQAVQVSHDGTRRVLAKRLADGDVAVALFNQGSATTTISTTAAAIGKTGTSFTLRDAWTDATSTTTGAISASVPAHGTVVYRVSGGGTTDPPAPTTFRLRSESAGRCLDVDNARTANGTGTLIWDCHGNANQQISRDGQTLRILGKCLDVPTDAANGTRVQIWDCHGGANQQWTFNGNGTVSNGRFPALCLDVTNGGTANGTTVILWSCHGGANQRWTRV; encoded by the coding sequence ATGGGCTGGAACACCTGGAACACCTTCGGCTGCAACATCAACGAGACGCTCATCCGGCAGACCGCCGACGCGATCGTCGGCAACGGCCTGCGCGACCTCGGCTACCGGTACGTGGTCGTCGACGACTGCTGGTTCGACCCGAACCGGGACGCGCAGGGCAACCTCCGCGCCCACCCGCAGCGCTTCCCGAGCGGGATGAAGGCCCTCGGCGACTACCTGCACTCCCGGGGCCTGCTGTTCGGCATCTACCAGGCGCCGCTCGACCAGACCTGCGCCCAGTACTTCGACGCCTTCCCCGGCTCCACCGGCAGCCTCGGTCACGAGTACCAGGACGCCCGGCAGTTCGCCGCCTGGGGCGTGGACTACCTGAAGTACGACTGGTGCTCCCCCACCGGATCCATCGACGACCAGGTGGCCCGGTTCGGCATCATGCGCGACGCGCTCGCGGCCACCGGCCGGCCCATCGTCTACAGCATCAACCCGAACAGCATCCACGCCAAGACCGGGCCGCAGCGCAACTGGAACGACGTGGCGAACCTCTGGCGGACCACCGAGGACATCACCAACGCGTGGAACACCGGCCAGACCAACGGCTACCCGATGGGCATCCAGAACATCGTCGACGTCAACGTGCCACTTGCCGGCTACGCCGCACCCGGCGGGTTCAACGACCCGGACATGCTGGAGGTCGGCAACGGCGGCATGACCGACACCGAGATGCGCAGCCACTTCGCGCTCTGGGCGATGATGGCGGCGCCCCTGATGATGGGCAACGACCTGCGCTCGGCCGACGCGGCGACGTTGCGCATCCTGAAGAACCGGAACCTCGTCGCGATCGACCAGGACAGCCTCGGCCGGCAGGCGGTCCAGGTGTCCCACGACGGCACCCGGCGGGTCCTGGCCAAGCGGCTGGCCGACGGTGACGTCGCGGTCGCCCTGTTCAACCAGGGCAGCGCCACCACGACGATCTCCACGACGGCGGCGGCGATCGGCAAGACCGGCACCTCGTTCACCCTGCGCGACGCGTGGACCGACGCCACCTCCACCACCACCGGGGCCATCTCCGCGAGCGTCCCGGCGCACGGCACCGTGGTGTACCGGGTCAGCGGCGGCGGCACCACCGACCCACCGGCCCCCACCACGTTCCGACTGCGCAGCGAGTCGGCCGGGCGGTGCCTGGACGTCGACAACGCCCGCACCGCCAACGGCACCGGGACGCTGATCTGGGACTGCCACGGCAACGCCAACCAGCAGATCAGCCGGGACGGCCAGACCCTCCGGATCCTCGGCAAGTGCCTGGACGTGCCGACCGACGCGGCCAACGGCACCCGGGTGCAGATCTGGGACTGCCACGGCGGCGCCAACCAGCAGTGGACGTTCAACGGCAACGGCACGGTGAGCAACGGCCGCTTCCCCGCACTGTGCCTGGACGTCACCAACGGCGGCACCGCGAACGGCACGACGGTGATCCTCTGGTCCTGCCACGGCGGCGCCAACCAGCGGTGGACCCGGGTATGA